Proteins encoded in a region of the Vicia villosa cultivar HV-30 ecotype Madison, WI linkage group LG5, Vvil1.0, whole genome shotgun sequence genome:
- the LOC131608018 gene encoding bidirectional sugar transporter N3-like encodes MTHTDNPMIFVVGIIGNICSFFCFIAPISIFYRICRKKTTEGFQSCPYVAALFSAMLWIFYAYIKTGEMLIITINAFGCLIETIYLVIYITYCPKQARNFTLKLICLLNLGGICLVIVLTHLLAKERTARIELLGWICVVLSTSVFAAPLSVIRVVVRTKSVEFMPFTLSLLLTISAITWLIYGILLKDIFVTLPNIVGITFGMIQMVLYGIYRKNKPVKDEKLPEHKDDTNQLQIVVITHENVVDVETGESKEEKEQEKKQEKTESKEGVEEQPQKEG; translated from the exons ATGACTCACACTGACAATCCCATGATCTTTGTGGTTGGAATTATAG GTAACATTTGCTCCTTCTTTTGCTTTATTGCTCCCAT ATCAATATTTTATCGAATTTGTAGGAAGAAAACAACCGAAGGTTTCCAGTCATGTCCATATGTGGCTGCACTCTTCAGTGCAATGCTTTGGATATTTTATGCTTACATCAAAACTGGTGAAATGCTTATCATCACCATCAATGCATTTGGTTGTTTGATAGAAACAATTTACCTCGTCATCTATATCACTTACTGCCCAAAACAAGCTAGG AACTTCACGTTGAAGCTGATTTGCTTGTTAAACTTGGGAGGAATTTGCTTGGTTATTGTTCTAACACATCTTCTAGCAAAAGAACGAACAGCTCGAATCGAACTTCTTGGATGGATTTGTGTGGTTCTCTCAACTAGTGTTTTTGCAGCACCTTTAAGTGTTATT AGAGTGGTTGTTCGAACCAAAAGTGTTGAATTTATGCCTTTCACTCTTTCACTTCTCCTCACAATAAGTGCAATCACGTGGTTGATTTATGGTATTCTCCTCAAAGACATCTTCGTCACG CTTCCAAACATTGTGGGAATAACATTTGGAATGATTCAGATGGTGCTGTATGGAATATACAGAAAGAACAAGCCTGTAAAAGATGAAAAGCTACCAGAACACAAAGATGACACCAATCAGCTGCAGATAGTAGTGATCACTCATGAAAACGTTGTTGATGTTGAAACAGGAGAGAGTAAGGAAGAGAAGGAACAAGAGAAGAAACAGGAAAAGACAGAATCAAAGGAAGGGGTTGAAGAACAACCACAGAAAGAGGGTTGA